The Candidatus Phytoplasma asteris DNA segment TTATTAAATCGCGTATCCCTTCCTTTAACAACTGCAACTCTAAATCCCCAATTAGAAGTTATGTCTTCTAGCGGGCTTTGTGTAAAAGCAGATGCCAATTTAGCTACTATTAATCCTTTAGAATACGATTTTTTAGTTATTCCTGGAGGACCTTACGTAGCGCAAATTATTGAAAAAGAAACTTTTTTATTAAAATTAATTCAAAAATTTGTTGATGCTAATAAAGTTATTGGAGCTATTTGTGCCGCTCCCATGTTTCTAGGCAAACTAGATTTATTAAAAAATCACACTTTTACTTGCTTTCCTTCTTGTAATCATTTTATTGAAGGTACTTATTTGCCAGACCAAAAAGCTGTTATTAGTGATAAATTTGTAACTTCGCGTTCTCCTATAACCGTCTTTGACTTTGTTTTTGCTTTAGTAGAAGTGCTGAAAGGCAAAGCTTTTGCTTTTGCTTTTAAAAATTCCCTTAATGTTTAGTAAATGTTTAGTAAATTTGGGACTTTTTATTTGTATATAAAAAATATCAAAATTATCTGATAACCATCCAACCATTATCCTCTTTTTTTCAATTTTTTTTACACAATTTATGCATTATTTTTTAAAAAAAGTTGACAAAATGATTTTTTTTACTTGACTTAATGACATTATTTTAGTAAAATATTAAGAGAATATTGAAAATAAAAAATTAATATTTCATAATAATTAAGACTATTTCATATCTAAATTACAAAAGATTTCATAACTCTTTTGTTTTTGTCGCTTTCAAACAAAACACAAATACACACATAAAATTAATCACTATTTTTTCATTAATAATAAGGAGAAAATTCCATGACAGAACAATTGCAACCAAAAAACAATCAAAAAACTTTAATGGCTAATAAAACAACAGTAAAACCTAAATGGCACCTAGTAGATGCTAAGGGCAAAACCCTAGGCAGATTAGCTACCAAAGTGGCTTCCATTTTAAAAGGAAAACACAAAACACATTACACGCCACACGTAGACAATGGCGATTATGTTATTGTTGTAAATGCTGCCTATATTCATTTAACTGGCAAAAAATGGCAACAAAAAACTTACTACAAACATTCAGGTTATCCAGGTGGTTTAACTAAAGTTGTAGCTTCAGAAATGATGCGTAAATTTCCTACAAGAATGGTTGAAAAAGCAATTTTAGGAATGGTTCCTCATACTAAATTAGGTTCACAAATTGGTAAAAAATTATTTGTTTATGCCGAACAAAACCACAATCACCAAGCGCAA contains these protein-coding regions:
- the rplM gene encoding 50S ribosomal protein L13, whose translation is MTEQLQPKNNQKTLMANKTTVKPKWHLVDAKGKTLGRLATKVASILKGKHKTHYTPHVDNGDYVIVVNAAYIHLTGKKWQQKTYYKHSGYPGGLTKVVASEMMRKFPTRMVEKAILGMVPHTKLGSQIGKKLFVYAEQNHNHQAQQPESLEV
- a CDS encoding DJ-1/PfpI family protein, with product MKGLLVLYDGFEDCEALVTRALLNRVSLPLTTATLNPQLEVMSSSGLCVKADANLATINPLEYDFLVIPGGPYVAQIIEKETFLLKLIQKFVDANKVIGAICAAPMFLGKLDLLKNHTFTCFPSCNHFIEGTYLPDQKAVISDKFVTSRSPITVFDFVFALVEVLKGKAFAFAFKNSLNV